In Nitrososphaerales archaeon, the genomic stretch GGCCGATGCTTTAGACTTCATTTAAACTGTCCATGCTGAGCTACGGGCCCTCAATTATTATTCCGTAACGTGCAATAAAAAGATATAGAATTAAGAATGTGAGAAGGTGCTAAACTAGATTATTAGATCTATTGTGCTGTATAAAACTCATCTATGTAATTAAGAACTGGCTTGGTAATGGAGAATATTGATGTGTAAGATTAAATGGCCAATCAATCTTCAACTTCTTCCCCGCCTTTAAATATGCGTGTAAGTACTGCTGAGAGCTCTACCATACCTTCACGTGTTACTGCTGAGACGGGGATTAACTCGTAGGAGAAGCCTATGCGTGCCAAGTCTCTCAATATGCTACTGCCCAATAAGTAGCTATCGGCATATGCTTCTTCCCTTATAGCACTCTCTAAAGCTGCACGGTCCGATGCCCATTTCAAAATCTTCTTCCAATTATCACCTGCCAAGTCCTTCTTAGATAGTAGAGGGATATGAGGTGCGCGAAGGCGAAGCTGTATCGAAGCATCGAGTAAAGCTATCGATATGAAGTTTACGGGTGTGGAGACGAGCATGGAGTCGAAGAGGAATAGAATCACACGTTCATCACACCTGATATTCTTCACTATATACGGCCCATTACTACGGTACGCGAAGAGCTCTACTTGGCCCGGTGTGTCTATAATCACATAATCAGGTGCTAGTGAATCTATATCATCTTGAATCTCTTGAAATCGGGTAGCGATGAGATCTGTTGCGAAGATTAAAGCACCGTTGGGCCCAAGTTGGTAGGCATCCATTATCGCCTGAATATCGATATATTCACGAATATCCACATCGGGCTCGTAGGGTAAGCTTAGCGCACCCGGGTCTAAATTCACGGTTATCGCGTATGAGCCCTTCTCATTAAACCATTGTACTAGACATGATGTAAGTAAGGACTTGCCAGAACCGGCTGTACCCGTTATGAATATCGCGTACATATCCACCACATTCAATTAAATTAAATAAATTCCTATCCCATAAAGGTCATTATAAGATAAGACTCGACCAAAGCTCCGATGAAGAGGAGAATCGCAGCTATAAGAAGAATCTTTAAGCTCATTTTTAATCTTGACCTGAATCCAGCCCTTCGTAAAGAGAGGGTTGTGAGGTTTATAGACTCGCCCAGGGTGATCGTATATGCCGAATATTCAAGAATGAAGACGGGGCTGATCACAAAAGTAAGTATGAGGAAAGAGTCGCTAAAATTGATGGAGGATGTCAAAGCACCGATCACATAACCGGTGTTGAATTGGACGAATAAGTGTAAAAAGATGCCAATAAGGGGGATCAACGTGGCCGAAGCTATAAGAAAGTTATTGAAAAAGATGAACGATGGTGTCTTCTCTAAACCTTTGATCGTCCTCTCAATCTCTTTAATATCTTCTAGGGAAGCATCTTGGCCCCTGAAGAAGCCCAATGAGAAGGAGATGAAGATCAGTAGAATGGCTATT encodes the following:
- a CDS encoding ATP/GTP-binding protein — protein: MYAIFITGTAGSGKSLLTSCLVQWFNEKGSYAITVNLDPGALSLPYEPDVDIREYIDIQAIMDAYQLGPNGALIFATDLIATRFQEIQDDIDSLAPDYVIIDTPGQVELFAYRSNGPYIVKNIRCDERVILFLFDSMLVSTPVNFISIALLDASIQLRLRAPHIPLLSKKDLAGDNWKKILKWASDRAALESAIREEAYADSYLLGSSILRDLARIGFSYELIPVSAVTREGMVELSAVLTRIFKGGEEVED
- a CDS encoding stage II sporulation protein M; this translates as MRFKVAILIAILLIFISFSLGFFRGQDASLEDIKEIERTIKGLEKTPSFIFFNNFLIASATLIPLIGIFLHLFVQFNTGYVIGALTSSINFSDSFLILTFVISPVFILEYSAYTITLGESINLTTLSLRRAGFRSRLKMSLKILLIAAILLFIGALVESYLIMTFMG